The DNA window CGCTCAGCAGCAGGCCGCCCAGCAGGCCAAGGCGCTCGCCGAAGAGCAGAAGGGTCTGGCGCAGCAAGCCCAGCAGCAGGCACAGGCCATGGCCGCGGCCCAGCAGAAGGGTGCCGTCCCGCCTCAGCAGGCCGCCGCCCAACAGCAGCAGCTCGCACAGCAGGCGCAAAAGGCCGCCCAGAAAGCTCAGCAGTTGGCCCAGCAGGCCGACAAGGCCGCCAACCCCCAGCTCGCCCAGCGGGCCGAGATGGCCAAGGAAGCACTGAACCAGGCGCAGCAAGCCCAGGGCGAAGCCGCTCAGGCCCAGCAGAAGGGTGCCAACGAAGAAGCCGCCGGCGCTCAGGAAGCTGCGCAGAACGCCCTGGCTCGAGCCGAGCAGGCGTTGCGCGGTCAACAGCCGATGGCCGAGGCGCAAGCTCAGAATCCCCAGCAGGCCCAAAAGCCGGGCGAAGCGCCCAAGGGTGGCGAGCCGGCCGCCGGCGAACCCGCCGCGGCGGGTGAACAAGCCGCTGGCGAAACGCCGGCCGGTGAAGCAGCACAGGCCGATGCCGGCAAACCGGGTGAGGGAAAGCCAGGCGAAGGCAAGCCCGGTGAAGGTAAACCGGGTGAGGGCAAGCCGGGGGCCGGAAAGCCCGGCCAGGGCATGCCCGCACAGGCCGCCGCCGCCGAGCCCCATCCGGGTGAAGCGGGGATGGCCAACGCGCCTCAACCGGGTCAGGGTCAACCGGCGACACCGCAGCAGGCGGCCCAGCAGGCCGCACAGGCCGCCGCCGAGGCGACTGCCGCTCAGGCACAGGCCGCGCAGGGCAATCAGGCAGCCGCCCAGCAGGCCGCCCAATCGCTCGCCCAGGCCGCGCAGGCTTTGGCCCAGGCCGCCGGACAACCCGGTCAGCCCGGACAGGGTCAGGCCCAGGCACAAGGCCAGCCGCAGCCCGGCGAAGGCCCGCCGTCGGATATGCCGTCGCCGGTGCCCGGACAGGCCGGCGACCCCAAGCAGGGTATCGCCGCCCAGCAGACCGGTGGCCCCGAAGGCACCCCGCCGGCGATCGTCGAACTCGGCATCAATCCCAGCGACTGGGCCAAGCTCGGACCGCTGCAGCAGAAGGAACTGCTCAACGCCGCCCAGCAGGCCGGCCCGCCGGAATACCAGGCGATGATCCGCAACTACTACGTGCGCCTGGCCCGGATGCAGAGCAAGACGGCGAACTAAGGTCGTGGCTTCACGTTGGATTCGTCAGTCATCCAGTCGATAGCCAGACTTGGGTGCGTTTCTGATAACGAAAAACGCTCGGCCCATCGGGGCCGAGCGTTTCTCGTTCTATCCAGTCCATCCAGGCGTTTACAGACTGGGCATTACTTAGCGACTTCAGTCCTTCGGCGCCGACGTCCCGCCAAAGCCGTCAGCATCAGGCCCGCGACCATCAGACTGCTCGGCTCGGGCGCCGTCAGAACGCCCGAAAGCGCGTAAAGACTGTAGGGGTTGCCAGAATCAATGTTGCCAATCCGCGACCAGGAGTTGGGATCGCCGTTCGCGGCAAGGGTGCCGCCGGAGTAGCCGTAGATGGGGTTTGCTGCGGTTCCCAATAGTCCGGAACCTGATTCCGACCCGTTGGCGTTGCCACCGGTCCAGACATTTCGGTTTACCGTTGTGCCCAGTTCTGTAACGTTGATCGCGGCAAGGTGATTCGCCGAACCGGAATAGAAGGGGTTTGTCCCGCCGTTGGCAACCTGCACTCCATCAATCCGATAGACTTTGACGGTCGCGGAAGCCGGGGCATTCGAGGCGGCATTGCTGGAACCAGATCCCACGCTGACGATCGCCTTCCATGTCAGGCCAACGGACGTCCCAATCGAGGCGTTATTGGCAGCGGTCTGAACGAAATTGTTGTACGTGCTCAGCGAAGCGCTTGAGCCAAACGTTGTGGAATTGGTGACGAACACGAACTGGTATTGCTCACCGTTTGTCAGACCGAGCGTTTCCGGCAACGGGAGTACGGCAGCGTTCGCCGCTGTCCCGCTGGCGAGCGAGGCAAGGAGAGCGACGACCGCTCTGAATCGTTTGATAGAGATTCGAGGCACAGGTTATCCTTTACGAAATAGGCACTTGCAGGATCAAGTCGCGCAAGGCTCCCTGCCTTGAACACCGAGCTCATCCCTCATGTTCATCGGTGTATCAGGAATTGTGTATTTTTCAACACTTAATAGCACGGAGCCGCAAGGGTTTAACCTCTTTCTAGTCGATGTTGCCCCATCGGTCGGTCCGCTTCTTCGAGTTGTTTTCGAGTCGCTGATTGCGAACGGCCGTCGTCCGCGTGTGTACTGTTTTTGCACACTGTGTCTGCCCATCGCCCCCCCGGCGATCGATCTGATTCTTCCACGGTCTTGAGCCCTATGACGCTTTCAACAACGAGAAGCTTGTTCGCTGCGTGTACCGCACTACTGGTGCTTGTGGCGGGAACGCCGTCGGCTTTTGCCGCCGACGAGGACGAAAAGGTCCCGCCGCGCGTCGAAGCCGCGATCGATAAAGCCCTTTCCTGGCTCGCTAAGAACCAGAAAGAGGACGGCTCCTGGGCACAGGGTTCCAGCACGACAGCCGTCCCGGCACTGGCGGCCAAGGCGTTCCTGGCTCGGGGGCATATCCCGGGGCAGGGCCCCTACGGCGACCACATCAACAAGGCGATCGATTACGTCCTGTCCAAGCAGCAGAACGACGGCCTGCTTTCGGCCGCCAACGGCAACGCCAGCATGTATGAACACGGCATCGCCGCTGCCATGCTGGGCGAGGCGTACGGCATGGTGGA is part of the Humisphaera borealis genome and encodes:
- a CDS encoding PEP-CTERM sorting domain-containing protein gives rise to the protein MPRISIKRFRAVVALLASLASGTAANAAVLPLPETLGLTNGEQYQFVFVTNSTTFGSSASLSTYNNFVQTAANNASIGTSVGLTWKAIVSVGSGSSNAASNAPASATVKVYRIDGVQVANGGTNPFYSGSANHLAAINVTELGTTVNRNVWTGGNANGSESGSGLLGTAANPIYGYSGGTLAANGDPNSWSRIGNIDSGNPYSLYALSGVLTAPEPSSLMVAGLMLTALAGRRRRRTEVAK